A stretch of DNA from Pseudanabaena sp. BC1403:
GCCTTTTTTAGTAATTTTATTGACTGGGCAACCCATATTAATGTCTACGGTGTCTGCGCCTTCGATAACTGCTTTTTGGGCAGCCTCTGCTAAGAAATCAGGACGACAATCAAAAAGCTGAATGCTAATAGGTGTTTCATGGCGATCGATCTCCATTAATTTGGGCAAAGCTTTCATATGATGCAAATCCGTAGCGCTGATCATCTCGGTGTAAAGCATCGAATCGGGCGCATAGCGCCTTACTAACCGCCGAAACACCAAATCTGTCACCCCTGACAATGGCGATTGCAGCACCCGACTTTTGAGGATGACATTGCCAATAGTTAAAGTATCAGCGAATTTTTGCGGTAATTTTGATAGACCAGAAATCATGTCTGCAAATTTTGCCCTCAAAGTTGATCATTTTTTGCTTTCTTGGGCGCTATATACAAAGGTATAGTAGTTTTAAGATTTTTTGTGACTCGACCCCATTTAGGAATTGCCAAAGATCGCCCTAGCCTCCCTAAAAAAGGGGAAGAATTAAATTCTTGTCCCTTTTTTAGGGACTGAGGGGATCTCTTCGAGTCTTTGACCGTAGAAAGTAATTCTTAAATGGCTGCTGCGGGCGATCGCACTCACGCTAATAAAAAAGCACATAAATTAAATAAAATTAAGGAGAAAAAATTTGTCTAAAAAACATCCAGTTATTTCTGTAACAGGCTCGTCAGGGGCTGGTACTAGTACCGTTAAACGTGCTTTTGAACATATCTTTTTGATGGAAAATATTAAGGCAGCGATCGTCGAAGGCGATAGCTATCACAAATATAACCGTGTAGAGATGCGTGAAGTGATGAAGAAAGCTACGGCTGAAGGTCGCAACATGAGTCACTTCGGCTTAGAAGCAAATGTGTTAGATAAGCTAGAAGCACTCTTCAAGGAATATGGCGAGACTGGGAATGGGCAAAGACGTTACTATCTCCACAGTACCGAGGAAGCTGAGCATCACAATGGTCGCTTAGGTACTGAGGCAAAACCTGGAGAATTTACTCCTTGGGAAAGCATCGAATCTGACACAGATATGCTTTTCTATGAAGGTTTGCATGGTGGTATCGTTGCCAAAGATATTGACGTTGCTCAGTATGTTGATCTACTAGTGGGTGTAGTTCCCATTGTGAATTTGGAATGGATTCAAAAAATTCATCGTGATAATGCTGAACGTGGCTATAGTGCAGAGGCGATCGTCGATACAATTTTGCGTCGGATGCCAGATTATGTAAACTATATTGCACCTCAATTCTCGAAAACTCATATCAACTTCCAGCGTGTTTCGACTGTTGACACTTCCAATCCTTTCATCTGTCGCGATATTCCGACCCTCGACGAAAGTCTTGTTGTTATCCACACCAATCGTTGCTTCCGTGAAAAGTTTAATATTGACTTCCCTTACCTTCTCGACATGATTCATGATTCTTTCATGTCTCGTCATACGACCTTGGTTGTCCCTGGCGGCAAGATGGGCTTTGCAATGGAGTTGATTCTCCAGCCACTCATCGATTCAATGCTGATTGAATCGAAAAAGTTGAGATCATAAAAAAAGGGGCGCAATGCGCCCCTTTTTTATGATCGATCGCACCAAGCCTGTTCTACAAACTCCAAAAACTCTGTTTGAAATCTCTCCGTTGAGAAGCGCATCGCATTTTCGTGACAAGTCGCAGGTAAAATGCGATCGCTATTCTCTTCAAACTCAAGCACAGCTTCACGGATACTCATCACCGTTTGTTGTGCAAAAAATACACCTGTGGGGCGATCGCAGTCTAAGCCGCGCACTGATTCACTTACCCCACCCCGACCGTAGGCAATTACTGGCGTGCCACAGGCTTGAGCCTCTACAGGCGTAATCCCAAAATCTTCCTCAGATGCAAATACAAAGGCTTTAGCATTTTGCATGTATCCGCGTAATAAATCTGGTTCTAAATGCCCAAGAAACTTGATATTACTGCTTGATTTGGCACGAATTTTTGCCATCTGTTCGCCATCACCAATCACAATTAATTGGCGATCGCCCATTTGCGAAAATGCTTCCACAATTAGATCAATCCTTTTATAGGGAACCAACCGTGACGCAGTGAGATAGAAGTCCTGCTTTTGTTCGCACAATGTATAATTTTGCAGATCTACAGGTGGATAAATTACTTCTGCCGATCGCCGATAGACTTTTTGAATCCGACGGGCGATAAACTTGGAATTAGCGATAAACAGATCAACACCGTTTGCCGTGCGCGTATCCCAAATTCTGATCTGATGCAAAATCCATCTAGCAATCCAGCTTTTAATACCACGATCTAAATTTGACTCTTTTAAATATTGATGTTGCAAATCCCAAGCATAGCGAATTGGTGAATGCACATAGGAAATATGTAATTGATGCGGTGCTGTCAGCACTCCTTTGGCGACAGCATGGGAACTAGAAATAATGAGATCATAGGCTGACAAATCTAGCTGCTCGATCGCTAAGGGCATGAGCGGCAAATATTTGCGAAACTTTGTTTTGGCGAAAGGAAGCTTTTGAATAAAAGTAGTTGTAACTTTTTTGTTTTGAATAAATCCCCGTTGAAAATCATTGAAAAAATCCACGACCGCAAACAGATCGGCATGGGGAAATAAATTTAAAATTTGCTCGACCACGCGCTCCGATCCTGCATAGGTCACAAACCATTCATGGACGATCGCAATCTTGAGATTTTCGAGTTTTGACATGATTAAGCTAAGACCAAATTCACAGTTTTCACGAAGATTGTTTTGATAAAAGATAATACCAATTCACAAAAATGTGACAACAATTCTGTGAATTAAAAATCAAACCCTGTAAGGGTTTTAAAAACACAAAATGGCTGCGCTACTTTGTGTTTTGGTATAAAAGCTCAAAAGAGAGTTGCGGCGCTTTGCGCCGCAACTCTCTTTTGAGCTTTTATCTTGTCCTAACATAAGTGGCTATAGCTATGTCGTTTAATAGTGAAACTTACAAGATATAATGGCGATCTCCTCGTCTGTTACCCGATACACTAGGCGATGTTCATCTGTAATGCGTCTCGACCACAAGCCTGACAGCTCATGCTTTAATGCTTCGGGCTTACCTAATCCAGTGAAAGGATCGCGATGGATATCTTTGATGAGGGTGACGATTTTGCTGTAAATTTTCTTGTCTTGCGTTGCCCATTGGCTAAATTCATCGAATCCACGAGCTAAAAATGCTACTTTTCTCATAATGCAGCAATGTCAACGTAGATATAGTTCTGTGGTTGTTTTAATTCTTCCAAGCCTTCTATTAGATTGCGGCGATTAGCTTCTGTGGAGAGTAAATATGCTGTTTCGTCAATATCTATTTGTGATTCTTGCTCAATTAACAAGATAGCTTCCACAATAGTTCCTTCAGGAAGATTGATGATCGGCATATCTAGTCTGCCATTTTTTACTATGGCTTTGTATTTGATGGCGTTCATCGCGTTTTAGATAAGATGACTATAGTTTGTATTGTATGTCAGGGTAAAGAAAAAATACTGATTTTAGAGTATTTGGCGCTGAGAGAATTATGGTTAAAATAGCAACGTTGAACAGGTCTGCCTTATGAAGTTTCGCCGATTATCTTCTACATTATCCTCCTTGGGTCTAGCGATCGCTAGTCTTGCCAGCCTCTCAGCGTTAACATTTTCCCCGCACATGACTGAGACTGCGATCGCCCAAGAAGCAGCTCCCACTGTGACAACAACATCCAGTGCCAATGAGATCGCCTTAGCCAAGCATTTACGTAAAATCGGCGCAAAGCTATATACCGCCTATTGGTGTCCCCATTGCCATCACCAAAAACAACGCTTTGGCAAGGAGGCTGTAAAACACTTAGAAGTCGTTGAATGCGATCAGCGCGGTGTCGATCCTCAGACCCAACTTTGCCGCGACAAGAAAGTGCGAGCTTATCCGACATGGGAGATCAACGGCAAACTCTATCCAGGAAACCACTCCCTAGAGAGTATTGCTAACTTCTCAAAATATCGTGGTAACTTGTAGACCCCAAAGATTGAAAGGCGGCGCTTCGCGCCGCCTTTCAATCTTTGGGGTTGCATGATAGGGCTTTACATGCATTAATTGAGTCCAATGCACTAAATAGCTAAATTTGCAACTAGTAGTTTCGGGAAACTTGTTAGTGTAGTTACCGTCCTACTAAAAAATAGTAATTTTCTGCATAAACATTGTATATAGGTTAAGAAGGTATTTAATAAGCCCTTGATTTTGTGCTTATTGATCTTCCAGTTTCTTTTGATTACCGCGAACCTTGCAGGCTAATATGTCTACTCTTGTCATTGTCGAATCGCCCACTAAGGCACGCACCATTCGGAATTTTTTGCCTGCTGGATATCGAGTAGAGGCATCAATGGGGCATGTGCGCGATTTGCCACAATCAGCTAGTGATATTCCTGCCGAGCTAAAGGGTACGGAGTGGGCAAAGCTCGGCGTAAATGTTGATGCTGACTTTGAGCCGCTATACATCGTCCCAGATGACAAAAAAAAGATAGTCCGTGAACTTAAGTCAGCGCTAAAAGGTGTCAAAGAGCTCATTCTAGCGACTGACGAAGACCGTGAAGGCGAAAGTATTTCTTGGCATTTGTTGCAAATCTTGCAGCCGAAAGTACCGATTAAGCGCATGGTTTTCCATGAGATTACCTCCGAGGCGATCAAAGCGGCGCTAAAAGATTGCCGCCAGATCGACGATCGCTTAGTCCATGCCCAAGAAACCCGCCGTATTCTCGATCGCCTTGTGGGTTACACACTTTCGCCTTTGCTTTGGAAAAAAATTGCATGGGGCTTGTCAGCGGGACGAGTACAGTCCGTAGCTGTGCGTGTGATCGTCAACCGCGAACGCGAACGCCGCGCTTTTAAATCTGGGAGTTATTGGGACTTGAAAGCAAATCTATTTGCGCCAAAACAAGAATTTCCTGTGCAGCTAGTCTCAGTTGGCGGCGTGAATGTTGCCACTGGTAAAGATTTTGATGAAGCGACGGGCAAAATCGCCAAAGGACGTAAAGTTTTATTGTTGGATGAAGCGGCTGCGATCGCACTGCAACAGAAACTAAATGGCAAAGTCTGGTCGGTGAGCAATCTTGATGAACGTCCGACCACCCGCAAGCCTTCACCACCTTTTACTACATCAACATTGCAACAAGAAGCTAACCGTAAACTGCGCTTGTCGGCAAGGGATTCGATGCGTGTAGCTCAAGCTTTATACGAGCAAGGCTTCATTACCTATATGCGTACTGACTCAGTGCATCTGTCCCAACAGGCGATCACGGCGGCGCGTCAATGCGTGACTAGCATGTATGGTAATAACTTCTTGAGCAAAGAGCCACGCCAATATGTGACCAAATCCAAGGGCGCACAGGAAGCCCATGAAGCAATCCGTCCCGCAGGCGCAACTTTCCGCACTCCGCAAGAAACAGGACTGTCAGGGCGCGAGTTAGCCCTCTATGACCTGATTTGGAAGCGTACTGTTGCCTCACAGATGGAAGATGCACGCCTGACGATGCTTAGTGTGCAATTGACCGTTGAGGATGCTTTATTCCGCGCATCGGGTAAGCGTATTGATTTCGCAGGATTTTTCCGTGCCTATGTGGAAGGCTCTGATGATCCCGATGCAGCGCTAGAAGAAAAAGAGGTAATGTTGCCTCCGCTCAAAGTTGGGGATCATCCAGTCTGCCGTGAATTAAATACGGTCGGACATGAAACTCAACCACCTGCAAGGTTTACCGAAGCTGCCCTTGTGAAGATGCTCGAAAGTGAAGGCATTGGTCGCCCCAGTACCTACGCCAGCATTATTGGCACGATCTGCGATCGCGGCTATGTACAGCTTGTAAATAATACGCTCATTCCTAGCTTTACCGCTTTTGCTGTCACTAGTTTATTAGAGGAGCATTTTCCCAATCTCGTTGATCCTAGTTTCACTTCCAAAATGGAACAAACCCTCGATGACATTTCCACAGGAAGTGTGGAATGGTTGCCATACCTCAAGAAATTTTACTCAGGAGAACAGGGCTTAAGCGGACAGGTGAAGTCTCGCGATAGCTTAATTGATGGTGAATCCGCAAGAACGGTGCGTCTGGAAGGTTTAGATGATGATGTCAAGGTTAAAATCGGTAAGTTCGGCGCATATATCCAAGTTGGAGAAGGCGATCGCACAGTTAATTCCTCCATTCCTCAAAACTTGACTCCTTCTGATCTAGTTCCCGAAAAAATCGAACTTCTGCTCAAGCAGAAGCTCGAAGGCCCTGATCAAGTTGGTATTCATCCAGAACTGAATGAGCCAATCTTCATGATGATGGGTCAATATGGCCCCTATGTACAGCTAGGTCAAGCTACAGATGCTGTGCCTAAACCTAAACGGGCTTCATTGCCCAAGGGAATGCAGCCCGAAAATGTCACCGTCGATATTGCGGTCAAGTTACTAGCTTTGCCTCGCACTTTGGGCGCACATCCTGAAACTGGTAATCGTGTTTTTGTGAATACGGGTAGATTTGGCCCCTATGTTTGTCATACCAAAGGGAACGGCGACAAGGACGACAATCGATCGCTAAAGTCCACTGATGATCCCTACACGATCACCTTTGAACGCGGCTTAGAGTTGCTCGCCCAGCCCAAGACTCTACGTGGAGCCGCTGCCGCCAAGGTCTTGAAATCCCTCGGCAAACATCCCGATGATAGTGAAGCGATCGAGATTCTCGATGGTAAGTATGGCGCATATGTGAAGCATGGCAAGGTGAATGTGTCGCTAACTAAGGAGCAAACTGTGGAAGGTCTGACCTTAGAAGAGGCGCTGTCGATGTTGGCAAGTAAGTCTGGCAAAAGTACTAGTAAGCGTACTAAGTCTGCTTCTAGCGAAACCAAGAAGGCCACCACTAAAAAGACCACCACAAAATCCACAGCGACTAAAGCCGCAACGACCAAAACTGCCGCGAAAACGACTAAAAAGACGACAACGAAAAAGGCTGCTGCAACTAAGTAACCTGCGATCAGTTTACAGAAATAACAAACAAAAGCTTTGCTCAGCAAAGCTTTTGTTTGTTTGGTCTCAAGAGAATACAATAACTAATTTTAGTGATCGCATTTTTTAACCGATAGTGATCAATTGGAATCATACTATGGGTGAGTTTTGGACATTAGTTCTAGGATGTCTAGCCATAAAATTCTAAAACGTTATACTAACCAATTTTTTAGGGGGTATAAGTAACTGTAGTTTTTACTTCATTTTCAAGCAGAAAAAATTGTGAAATATAAATTTACTTGTAAATTTATTAAATATTCTATCAGGGTTACTTCAAACTTATTAATCTGATTAACAATGTAAGTAATGAGTAAAATCTTGACATGGAATTGTTGTAAATCAAATAGATTTATAATTAAAGAGGCTTACAACATGAAATCTCAAATACCAGACAAGTCTTTTCCTCCAAATCAATTAAAGAATGGCAATCATTATTTCAAGTATTTGCTACACTTTTTGAATGAAAGATTGATAAGATCTATACATTTTGATCTGGGGTTACAGTTTTTAGTATCTATAGTTTTTACTGTGGTTTTTATTTATATAGGACAAATCGTAATATCTACATTGAATCCTAAAGATAAAATTATTTCAAATCCTGTATTGAGCATATTAAAAGCTGGAGTTGGTTTCGGCAAAAATCATGACAATGCTATCAGTAATCAGATTTTACAGAAGGAACAAATCTTAAGTGACAAAAAAGAATCATTTGGCTTTATTGTGTCTGCCGTGGCAATAGCAGGATTATTTACAACAGCTAAAAGTATACATGACCGTAACCATCAAGAAAGACTGACAAGGGCAGCCTCTTTTGCTACAGAATGGTATAGCTCCGAGATGAAAGAGTCAACACTAAAAATTAGACAATATACAAGTAAGAAACTTGAAGAACTTGAAGAAATTAGAAAGATTAATAAAGATGGTAATAACAATAAAATAGGTGCAGTAAAGGTGTTAATGGATTTGAAGAATAAGAATCCTAGTGCATTAAAAAATATCCAAAAAAATATACACAGATCTTTTGAGTCAACAGGAAAATATTATGAATTGAAAGACCACTTAACTCAAATATTAACTTTTTTTGAAAATATGAGTCTAGATGTCAGGCTTGGGGTTGCTGACGAGGAATATTTAAAAGAGCTGTTTTTCTCGGTCGTGATTAAGTATTATGAACTATTCAATTGCTACTTAAATAGTGCAAGAGAGAAGCATGGTTCACTAGCCTACTGCAATTTTGTAACTCTTGCTCATCGATGGGAACAATCTCTCATCTATCCTGATACTCCATCTGGTTGTCCACCAGTTCTTGATGAGCAAGCTTTTTTTGTGGTCTCTAAAGAAGAAGATAATATAAGACTAGAATCTTATAAAGAAGAAGATAATATAAGACTAGAATTTTACAAAGGAGAAGATACTACGTAGAAGGAGCATAATGTATGAATATGCAGTCTAAGCCAAATAATTTGAAAATTTAGCACAGTGATCGCAGTATGGTCATAGCATAAGAAATTAACCACACTGATGACTTCCAAAGAAATCACCGATCGCATCACTAAACTCTCCGAAGGTTTGCTATTCCCAAGCGAGTCCGAATATCCCCTAGAACCTTTCACTTGGAAATCGGCAACCCTCAACCGTAAAACTATCCTGACTCAAGCGGGTAAACCCACGAAAACGCCCATCGAAGCGATCGCCTTAGAAGATTTCTTTGCGCCCGTTGTCACCGATGAAGATTGGTTTGAAGATGAAGATCGAGAGATCGCGCAAAGGTTTCGCGATCTCCAAGCTGCGATCGCCACATTAGAAAATGTCCAAGTATTTCGCCTTGGCAAAATCGAGATCGATGTTTATATCGTTGGTGCGATCGGGCGAGATCTAGTGGGCTTAAAAACTAGAGTTATTGAAACCTAACAGCCTTTCTTTGACTCAATTTGCTCTTGAATATCGGGCGGCACATTGGAAAAGAAGTCGTAGCCTGTTAATTTTTCAACATCATCAACCGATACGCAAAAATCTTGCCACTTATTGTTGCGTCCTTGCTTGTTCGGCATAAGCACAGCGATCGTTCTCGTACTAGCGGTTACACCTGCCAAACCTTTGGTGGGATCGTCGAGAACCAAGATCACTTTCCACATGGTTTCAGGCACAGAGACTTTGCCCTTCAACTGAGAAACAACACCATTGCTGCCTTCTCCACCAGTGCCAAAGCCACCAGCGATGATATAAAGCTCTTTGCCTTGATTAGCTAACTTACGACTGTAGCTTTCTAACTTTTCCCATCCGCCTTGGTTGTTATCGGGTGCTTGAGGCACGATGTTCGTCATCAAAAAAGTCGAGGAGTTAACCTCCACCGATTGACCGCGATCTTCAGAATTAACGAGATGACCGCGATCGAACCCTGATCCGCCATAGTTAGTAGTTACTACCCGATACCATCCCTTAGGTAAAGCTGGATCAGGACGAAAATTGTTTTGACGCTTTGCCTCACCCATCCATGATTTATTTAATTGCCATGAAGCCCAGTTTGCTATGTTGCGACTTTTGCTATAGCTCAGCACATACTCAGGCTTGAGCATCAAATAGTTATCGGCATTAGCAACGTCAGGCTTTGCTTTGCTAGGGTTTCCCGCTTTTAAATTTGGATTGCCATAGTCATTGTCAAGCGTATGTGCGGGGTTTGCCTGAATAGGGACTGTGGTTGGTGTTACTTTATTGGTGACATTGTTGTCAAGCGTTTGCTCTGATTGTGCGTGAGCTCGGTCTATGGCTAGTGTAGTAGTTTGGCTAAAACCGATAACCAGTAAAGCCGTCAGCAATAAGGCTAGTGGCGATCGCATATTGTTCTTAGGAGGAATTTGCCAATAGCATAGCGCTTGAAATACTAATTCTCAAAATGGCGTTGCCATAGTGGTCTAAAAAGCCAAAAAAAAGTTGCGGCACTTTGTGGCGCAACTTTTTTCTCTAAAGTCTGGGTGGGGCTGGCTCGGTAATTTCTGATGGTCTGTTTTGATTCATGTTGTGTAGCGTTACAGGATCTGGCGCACGCAGCCCTATTAATCGATATTTTTTAGTGTAAGTAGGAGCAATCTCTGGGGCTTCTACCCACTCATTAGTAGCCACAAAATCTTGAGAGGAACTACCACTTAAACCAGTTCCAACGGCATTACTGCGATTTTCACTGGCTCTCGATTTGGAAGCTTCGTCTCTGGACGGGGCTGAAGCTGATGGAGGAAACTCTTGAGTTCTAGGTAATGGCTCTAACGCGATCGCAGCTCGGCGTTTAATTGGCTTAAATGTGACTTCAATTAAACCTAAATCAGGGTTGTTAATGCCGCCATCTCGATCTAGTCCTGGATTCCCTTCTTCTAAAACAATAAACTGCTTCGCGATCGCACGAGGACGTTCCAAGATGACAGAGCGATCGCAGATTAACCCATCAATAATGGAAACACCATCAATTTTTACGCTAACTGCACTGGTGTAGTTAGGTGAGTTAATTTCAATCTTGTAGGTTTCTCGAATACCTACATTGATATATCCCCTAGGGTCGGCTCTGCGGATATTCCCATTCTGGTTGATGGCGATCGATACAGCCGAGTTTTGAGGGATATAAGGTCTTGATGGTACTGAGGATATGGTCTCTGTAGAGTTATTCCTGAGCTTCTCTTCGCTTAAACGATTGGCAGTAGCTGATGACGCAGTTGAACGAGCAAAACTAGCAATAACAATGCCGCCAACCAATACAGAACAAATTGCCAAAATTCGCAGGTTTGATGGGTTAAGCATGTGAGAAGCCTCAAATTTCTATTACCTTCAATTTACTCTAAGTAACGTTTCAATTTTTGCTGGTTACAAATTTAGTAACGAAATTGTTTTGCGATCACAAAGCCCAAAGAGGATATGGAGCTTTTCTCTGCATCCCCTTTGGGCTTTGATCTGTTCCAACTTAATCATTGCTATATAGCTGCAATTCTTACTTTAAAGATAAAAATTTATTCCTGATTGCTACAGCCCATTGCCGATCGCAAAAAATGCTGACCAATAATTAGGATGATTGTATTTTGGAGATTTAATCAGAGCAACTTGCGCTCTATGTAAAGCCTCAGTGGGTGAGATATCGCCTTTTTTGAGTTCGCTATAAAATGCTTCCATTAACGCTTGAGTACCTTCATCATTGACTGACCAAAGCGAGGCGATCGCATTTTTTGCTCCTGCTTTTTGGACTTGATAACCAAAACCTAAAACCTCTACACCATCACCGAGTTTGCCTATTCCTGTCTGACAGGCACTAAGAATGATCAGGTCTATATTTGGGATTTGCCAATCGCTAATTTCGTTTAATCGAATTTTGTCACCATTACCAAAAATGATGAAAGAGTTGTCTGGTACACCAACATTAAATTTCGCATGGGTGGCAAGATGGAGAATATTATGATTTTTGAATTTGGCTTCGATCGCTTGGCGGCTAAATTGATCTTCGATGAGGGTGACTGAGTTTTGAAATGAATTTGCGATCGCTTGAACTTCTATAAGTGTGGCAGGTAATCCAATTTGTCCAAACTTTTTCTCGTTAGCCTTGCCGCCAAATGCTCCTGCGAGGATGTTGGGTTGAGTTTTTAGATTTGGGGCAAAGTCGAAGAGGCTGTAGGCGATCAGGTTACTAATGCGGTATTTCTCTGCTAGCCATTGTTTGCCGTCATAGATTGCTGCAAGGGGAATATAGCGCAAGATGCCATCGGGTGCGTAGAGGATTGTGGTGACTTTGGCTTGGGTGAGTTCGGCTTCGATGGGTTTAATCAGTAATTTGTATAGTTTTGCCGCAGGTTCTTTGACATCTTCAGAGCCAGAATCAAGGAGACCCGCTCTAAAATCAATCACTAGGGTTTCTAGTTCTTTTTGCGAGATTCTGACGGTGCGGCTGATGGGGATGGTGTTGGGTGAGAAGAGGATGATTTCTATGCGATCGCCTAAAATCAAGGGATAAAGTAAAGCTGTTCCTTGAGGAATTTTTTGGAGATATTCGGGTACTTTGTTGATTTCTGATTTGGGAAGTTGTTGAATCTGTTTAGCAAGTTGACTATTGATTTCTTTGCTATTGTCTAAGCTAACCGCTAACAATTTATCGCTAATCGCTTTCTCTGGTTCTAAAAGTCGGACACCTTGAGCCGATCTGTCACTACCTTTGATATTTTTGAAATATTCTTCAAGTTCTTGGACTTTGAGAAGATCGAGGATTTGCAGAGCTTCCATGATGCGACCTTGCTTGAGAAGGAGATCCGCAAGGTTTCGATAGCTACTTGCAATGGTATTGGTAAAAGATTGCTGTTCTTCTTCTCTAAGACCTTTGAGACTTTGGCGAATAGACTCAAATACATTAACAGATTGCTTATAAAAGAGAATCGAGATTTCAGTCTGACCAAGCTGATTAAAATCAACACCCAAATTATTGAGTGATGTTGCCTCACCTTGGCGATCGCCAATTTGTTTTTTGATTGCCAAGGACTGCTGATGTAAATCAATTGCTCTTTGATACTGTCTAAGATTTTTGTAGACAACACCCAAATTATTAATTGACTTAGCCTCGCCTTGGCGATCACCGATTTTCTCCTGCATTTCTAAAGCTTGTCCATAGAAGTCAATTGCCTTTTGATATTGTCCAAGCCTTTCATATGCTGCACCCAAATTATTGAGTGATCTTGCTTCAATACTGCTCTCACCGATTTGCTTGGCGATCGCTACGGACTGCCGATAAAAATCAAGCGCCTTTTGGTACTGTCCCAGATAGTCATATACAAGTCCCAGATTATTGAGTGACGTTGCTTCACCATCGCGATCACCAATTTGCTTTTTGATCGCTAAGGATTGCTGATAGAAGTCTATTGCTTTCTGGTATTGCCCAAGATTTTTGTATATAGCTCCCAAATTATTGAGTGATCTTGCCTCTCCATTGCGATCGCCGATTTGCTTTTTAATTGCTAAGGATTGTTGATAGAAAACAATGGCTTTTTGGTACTGTCCAAGATTGTCGGACGCAAGTCCTAAATTATTGAGTGATATTGATTCCCCTTCGAGATCGTCGATTTTCTTTTGAGTTGCTAAGGCTTGCTGATAGAATTCAATTGCTTTCTGGTACTGCCCAATATTGTTATAAGCTAATCCCAAATTATTGAGTGACGTTGCTTCTCCATAGCGATGACCAATTTGCTTTTGGATTGCTAAGGCTTGCTGATAGAGTTCTATCGCTTTCTGGTACTGTCCAAGACTATCGTATGCGCCACCTAAATTACTGAGTGCCATTGCCTCCCCTTTGCGATCGCTGATTTGGGTTGTGATCGCTAGAGATTGTTGATAGAAATCAATTGCTTTCTGATATTGTCCAAAGTTTTCGTAGGCAGTACCTAAATTATTGAGTATAGTTGCTTCGCCTTTACGATCTTTGATAGTGCGATAGATTTCTAAAGCTAGCTGCCATGTTTGAATAGCGTCTCTATACAGACTGGCTTGATATAACTGATTTCCTTGCCTTAATAGTCGAGTTGCTTCTGCTTGGGAGTTTTGCGATGTTTGAGCTTGGATACTTTCAATGATTATGATGGACATCGGTAAACAAGACAAACAAGCCAACATTACAATACCGATCGCCTTATTCATCGTCCACATCCTCACATTTACATCAAAACCACAGTGGCACACCAGCCAGCATAAAGTGATATTCCCCAAAACAGGCAATCGTTACAAAAAACATAACCAAAATCCACCAATTCTCCGTAGGGGCGAAGCATTACCGCCACCATTT
This window harbors:
- a CDS encoding DUF4760 domain-containing protein, with amino-acid sequence MKSQIPDKSFPPNQLKNGNHYFKYLLHFLNERLIRSIHFDLGLQFLVSIVFTVVFIYIGQIVISTLNPKDKIISNPVLSILKAGVGFGKNHDNAISNQILQKEQILSDKKESFGFIVSAVAIAGLFTTAKSIHDRNHQERLTRAASFATEWYSSEMKESTLKIRQYTSKKLEELEEIRKINKDGNNNKIGAVKVLMDLKNKNPSALKNIQKNIHRSFESTGKYYELKDHLTQILTFFENMSLDVRLGVADEEYLKELFFSVVIKYYELFNCYLNSAREKHGSLAYCNFVTLAHRWEQSLIYPDTPSGCPPVLDEQAFFVVSKEEDNIRLESYKEEDNIRLEFYKGEDTT
- a CDS encoding nuclease A inhibitor family protein — protein: MTSKEITDRITKLSEGLLFPSESEYPLEPFTWKSATLNRKTILTQAGKPTKTPIEAIALEDFFAPVVTDEDWFEDEDREIAQRFRDLQAAIATLENVQVFRLGKIEIDVYIVGAIGRDLVGLKTRVIET
- a CDS encoding DNA/RNA non-specific endonuclease, producing MRSPLALLLTALLVIGFSQTTTLAIDRAHAQSEQTLDNNVTNKVTPTTVPIQANPAHTLDNDYGNPNLKAGNPSKAKPDVANADNYLMLKPEYVLSYSKSRNIANWASWQLNKSWMGEAKRQNNFRPDPALPKGWYRVVTTNYGGSGFDRGHLVNSEDRGQSVEVNSSTFLMTNIVPQAPDNNQGGWEKLESYSRKLANQGKELYIIAGGFGTGGEGSNGVVSQLKGKVSVPETMWKVILVLDDPTKGLAGVTASTRTIAVLMPNKQGRNNKWQDFCVSVDDVEKLTGYDFFSNVPPDIQEQIESKKGC
- a CDS encoding tetratricopeptide repeat protein, with translation MSIIIIESIQAQTSQNSQAEATRLLRQGNQLYQASLYRDAIQTWQLALEIYRTIKDRKGEATILNNLGTAYENFGQYQKAIDFYQQSLAITTQISDRKGEAMALSNLGGAYDSLGQYQKAIELYQQALAIQKQIGHRYGEATSLNNLGLAYNNIGQYQKAIEFYQQALATQKKIDDLEGESISLNNLGLASDNLGQYQKAIVFYQQSLAIKKQIGDRNGEARSLNNLGAIYKNLGQYQKAIDFYQQSLAIKKQIGDRDGEATSLNNLGLVYDYLGQYQKALDFYRQSVAIAKQIGESSIEARSLNNLGAAYERLGQYQKAIDFYGQALEMQEKIGDRQGEAKSINNLGVVYKNLRQYQRAIDLHQQSLAIKKQIGDRQGEATSLNNLGVDFNQLGQTEISILFYKQSVNVFESIRQSLKGLREEEQQSFTNTIASSYRNLADLLLKQGRIMEALQILDLLKVQELEEYFKNIKGSDRSAQGVRLLEPEKAISDKLLAVSLDNSKEINSQLAKQIQQLPKSEINKVPEYLQKIPQGTALLYPLILGDRIEIILFSPNTIPISRTVRISQKELETLVIDFRAGLLDSGSEDVKEPAAKLYKLLIKPIEAELTQAKVTTILYAPDGILRYIPLAAIYDGKQWLAEKYRISNLIAYSLFDFAPNLKTQPNILAGAFGGKANEKKFGQIGLPATLIEVQAIANSFQNSVTLIEDQFSRQAIEAKFKNHNILHLATHAKFNVGVPDNSFIIFGNGDKIRLNEISDWQIPNIDLIILSACQTGIGKLGDGVEVLGFGYQVQKAGAKNAIASLWSVNDEGTQALMEAFYSELKKGDISPTEALHRAQVALIKSPKYNHPNYWSAFFAIGNGL